In the genome of Terriglobales bacterium, one region contains:
- the secD gene encoding protein translocase subunit SecD — protein MKKNLLGKTIFVAVVVLAFAFGIIGIPKSWDGKGLAASIQSRIHLGLDLKGGTHLILQVVVNEAVKSESDRVIERLKDELRRANIVYAEIRLPNEKDEPELIEIAGVPPESSGELRRVVADMLPDWDMLSGAENRWTLRMKPQALAQLKERSVQQAIETIRSRVDSLGVSEPVIQEHGLGQYQILVQLPGVDDPARVKDIMQSTALLEIRQSLGGPYGSEQEAMAANGGILPADAVLMRGATSARREGGPQEEWYLISRASAVAGQELRDSRPTRDEYGRPAVNFTLTGEGGRRFYAFTSAHVGDSLAVVLDNRVVEVARIEEPIRDQGRITGSFTDQQTQDLSLKLRSGALPASIQYREERTVGPSLGADSIKDGVKAAIIGLVAVMIFMLLYYHWAGINANVGLLLNLVILLGFLGLSGATLTLPGIAGVILTVGMGVDSNVLIFERIREELRSGKTPPSAVDQGFARAWLTIVDTHVTTIVSAAILFIFGTGPVRGFAVTLTFGLLANLFTAVFVSRVIFDSVLQRKERGAALSI, from the coding sequence ATGAAGAAGAACCTGCTGGGCAAGACGATTTTTGTCGCCGTGGTGGTGCTGGCGTTCGCCTTCGGCATCATCGGCATACCCAAGAGCTGGGACGGCAAAGGCCTGGCGGCCAGCATCCAGAGCCGCATCCACCTGGGCCTGGACCTGAAGGGCGGTACCCACCTGATCCTGCAGGTGGTGGTGAACGAAGCGGTCAAGTCGGAGTCGGACCGGGTCATCGAGCGGCTGAAAGACGAGTTGCGGCGTGCCAACATCGTGTACGCCGAGATCCGTCTGCCCAACGAGAAGGACGAGCCGGAACTGATCGAAATCGCAGGCGTTCCGCCGGAGTCGAGCGGAGAATTGCGGCGCGTGGTGGCCGACATGCTGCCGGACTGGGACATGCTCAGCGGGGCGGAGAACCGCTGGACGCTGCGCATGAAGCCGCAGGCGCTGGCGCAGCTGAAAGAGCGCAGCGTGCAGCAGGCCATCGAGACTATCCGCAGCCGCGTGGATTCGCTGGGAGTGAGTGAGCCGGTGATCCAGGAGCATGGCCTGGGCCAATACCAGATCCTGGTGCAACTGCCGGGCGTGGACGACCCGGCGCGGGTGAAAGACATCATGCAGTCGACGGCGCTGCTGGAAATCCGGCAGTCGCTGGGCGGTCCTTATGGCAGCGAGCAGGAGGCGATGGCGGCCAACGGCGGCATCCTGCCGGCCGACGCGGTGCTGATGCGGGGTGCGACCAGCGCGCGCCGTGAGGGCGGTCCGCAGGAAGAGTGGTACCTGATCTCGCGCGCTTCGGCGGTGGCGGGGCAGGAATTGCGCGACTCCCGGCCCACGCGCGACGAGTACGGCCGGCCGGCCGTGAACTTCACGCTGACGGGCGAGGGCGGCCGTCGTTTCTATGCCTTCACCAGCGCGCACGTAGGCGACAGCCTGGCCGTGGTGCTGGACAACCGGGTGGTGGAGGTCGCGCGCATCGAAGAGCCGATCCGCGACCAGGGCCGCATCACCGGCAGCTTTACGGATCAGCAGACACAGGACCTGTCACTCAAGCTGCGCTCGGGCGCGCTGCCGGCTTCCATCCAGTATCGCGAGGAGCGCACGGTGGGGCCGTCGCTGGGCGCGGATTCCATCAAGGACGGCGTGAAAGCGGCCATCATCGGCCTGGTGGCGGTGATGATCTTCATGCTGCTCTACTACCACTGGGCGGGCATTAACGCCAACGTGGGCCTGCTGCTGAACCTGGTGATCCTGCTGGGATTCCTGGGGCTGAGCGGGGCCACGCTGACGTTGCCGGGCATCGCGGGAGTGATTCTCACCGTGGGCATGGGGGTGGATTCCAACGTCCTCATTTTTGAGCGCATCCGGGAAGAATTGCGCAGCGGCAAGACGCCACCCTCGGCGGTGGACCAGGGGTTCGCACGCGCCTGGCTCACGATCGTGGACACGCACGTGACCACCATCGTGTCGGCGGCCATCCTGTTCATCTTCGGCACCGGACCGGTGCGCGGTTTCGCGGTCACGCTGACCTTCGGTCTGCTGGCCAACC
- a CDS encoding tRNA guanosine(34) transglycosylase Tgt gives ALLTDSGGYQVFSLNELRKLSEQGVEFRSHLDGSTHFFTPESATAAQIALGADIIMAFDECTEFPADERRARQSMELTLRWAERCKRYFDEHKGEVPWGSEIRMLASRAQPAKGGGRAVARPGPSLGEEQMRLAQDDTQEGGATSQALFGIVQGGMHADLRRESAERTVEIGFDGYAIGGLSVGEPRTSTREMVEATLPYLPPDKPRYLMGVGTPEEIASYAGMGIDMMDCVLPTRAARHGLLYTSEGKVQIKSARYAQDEGPIDPQCGCRVCARYSRAYLRHLYASGEPLAAVLNTLHNLAFYLDTMRRVRHPIKLGD, from the coding sequence CGCCCTGCTGACCGATTCCGGCGGATACCAGGTCTTCAGCCTGAACGAGCTGCGTAAGCTGAGCGAGCAGGGAGTGGAATTCCGCTCTCACCTCGACGGCTCCACGCACTTCTTCACCCCGGAAAGCGCGACGGCGGCACAGATCGCGCTGGGCGCGGACATCATCATGGCCTTCGACGAATGCACGGAGTTCCCAGCCGATGAGCGGCGGGCGCGCCAGTCCATGGAACTGACACTGAGGTGGGCGGAGCGGTGCAAGAGGTACTTCGACGAACACAAGGGTGAGGTGCCGTGGGGTTCCGAAATAAGGATGCTCGCGTCGCGCGCTCAGCCCGCAAAAGGCGGCGGGCGCGCGGTCGCTCGCCCAGGTCCTTCGCTCGGCGAGGAGCAAATGCGCCTCGCTCAGGATGACACGCAGGAGGGAGGAGCGACGAGTCAAGCGCTATTTGGCATCGTTCAGGGCGGGATGCATGCCGATTTGCGGCGGGAGTCGGCGGAGAGGACGGTAGAAATCGGTTTTGACGGATACGCCATCGGGGGGCTGAGTGTAGGTGAGCCGCGGACCTCTACGCGGGAAATGGTCGAGGCCACGCTGCCGTATCTTCCCCCGGACAAGCCGCGGTACCTGATGGGCGTAGGGACACCGGAGGAGATTGCCAGCTATGCGGGGATGGGCATCGACATGATGGACTGCGTGCTGCCCACGCGGGCAGCACGCCACGGCCTGCTCTACACGTCCGAGGGCAAGGTGCAGATCAAGAGCGCCCGTTACGCGCAGGACGAAGGGCCGATCGATCCGCAATGCGGGTGCCGGGTGTGCGCCCGCTATTCGCGCGCCTATCTCCGGCACCTGTACGCCAGCGGCGAGCCGCTGGCGGCGGTGCTGAACACCCTCCACAACCTGGCCTTCTACCTTGACACAATGCGGCGCGTCCGGCATCCTATAAAACTTGGGGATTGA
- the yajC gene encoding preprotein translocase subunit YajC, giving the protein MTVWHSFGFLVWQQQRGGEGGGWLLWLPLVFIFAIFYFLLILPQQKRQKKWQEMLGNLKAGDKVVTSGGIRGTIIGLREDSIHLRVPPDNLRLEIARSAVVSVAQAEESKN; this is encoded by the coding sequence TTGACGGTCTGGCACAGTTTCGGATTCTTAGTGTGGCAGCAGCAGCGCGGCGGGGAAGGCGGCGGCTGGCTGTTGTGGCTGCCGCTGGTCTTCATCTTTGCCATCTTCTACTTCCTGCTCATCCTGCCGCAGCAGAAGCGGCAGAAGAAGTGGCAGGAGATGCTGGGCAACCTGAAGGCCGGGGACAAAGTGGTGACCAGCGGAGGCATCCGCGGCACCATCATCGGGCTGCGGGAGGATTCCATCCACCTGCGGGTGCCGCCGGATAACCTGCGGCTGGAGATTGCGCGGTCGGCGGTGGTTTCCGTGGCCCAAGCTGAGGAAAGCAAGAACTAG